The following are encoded together in the Culex pipiens pallens isolate TS chromosome 1, TS_CPP_V2, whole genome shotgun sequence genome:
- the LOC120416930 gene encoding uncharacterized protein LOC120416930, protein MESCEICGQTRSPEDSSAVRCSGPCGGTVHARCATFSGGITLTTSDGLFWFCDRCRRGLRPVGNTTQQPDLPELPTEIWIEVFRNLPDGRLPKVRLVCRRWRDIVDGCPALLAKITVAFCSLTGMRKFNPDRLLPVTKASFISIKQIGSWWHSFGPGLTEIKIEHFEMERFHLIELSDLLGMLRHTPNLRRFALIGCILNGKRSGRPDFRLNKVETLILEDILDLAKYLKVFRKLFSPSPVKALKITWSESAGYTAAAESDDMVEDFQTTLEELTVNCSDSLLLQIIYLDLTELKKLTLIREGVVDHRLLMDLFGCHRSLEYVDISNMMAFNEENAPMLIKICQLLPKLQFLSIFATHVDISFLSKTPKLKTFELYGVESVKLIQSSSFPEKHQNLKQLDLSFIKIPATFAQQWFATLPNLRILSLTSCKIACWSDFLAALESLELLEMLSLDVTKAGETGLSPSPNKPLTRLRYLKLSMFNEISDDAFGALLAVCSSLRELKLVCVLLGEAALSAICRNLPLLRKLTMVACAKSNVMKSYIRQHCRTLEELKVE, encoded by the exons ATGGAATCGTGCGAAATTTGTGGCCAAACCCGCTCGCCGGAGGACAGCTCGGCCGTTCGCTGCAGTGGCCCTTGCGGCGGAACCGTCCACGCGCGCTGTGCGACCTTTTCCGGCGGCATCACCCTAACCACCAGCGACGGTCTCTTCTGGTTCTGTGACCGGTGCCGGCGCGGGCTTCGTCCCGTTGGAAACACCACCCAACAACCGGATCTGCCCGAGCTGCCAACGGAGATTTGGATCGAGGTGTTCCGGAATCTGCCGGATGGCAGACTGCCAAAGGTGCGGCTGGTTTGCCGCCGCTGGAGGGACATCGTGGACGGTTGCCCGGCGCTGCTGGCCAAAATTACGGTGGCGTTCTGTTCGCTTACTGGGATGCGGAAGTTTAACCCGGACCGTCTGCTTCCGGTGACGAAAGCTTCGTTCATTTCGATCAAACAAATCGGCTCCTGGTGGCACTCGTTCGGACCAGGATTGACCGAGATCAAGATCGAGCACTTCGAAATGGAACGTTTTCATCTGATTGAACTGTCCGACCTGCTGGGCATGCTGAGACATACGCCGAACCTCCGACGATTCGCCCTGATTGGGTGCATTTTGAACGGTAAACGATCCGGCAGGCCAGATTTTCGTCTGAACAAGGTGGAAACGCTGATTCTGGAGGACATTCTTGATCTCGCGAAATACTTGAAGGTTTTCCGAAAGCTTTTCTCGCCAAGTCCGGTCAAGGCGCTGAAGATCACGTGGTCCGAAAGCGCCGGTTATACGGCCGCTGCGGAGTCGGACGATATGGTGGAAGATTTCCAAACCACGCTGGAGGAGCTGACGGTCAACTGTTCCGACTCACTTCTGCTTCAAATTATTTACCTTGATCTAACCGAGCTGAAAAAGCTTACGCTGATCAGAGAAGGAGTTGTGGACCACCGTCTGTTGATGGATCTATTCGGATGTCATCGGTCTCTGGAATACGTCGATATTTCGAACATGATGGCATTCAACGAGGAAAATGCACcg ATGCTCATCAAAATTTGTCAACTGCTTCCAAAGTTGCAGTTTCTCTCGATTTTTGCAACCCACGTGGACATTTCCTTCCTTTCCAAAACCCCAAAGCTGAAGACCTTCGAACTGTACGGCGTCGAAAGCGTCAAATTGATCCAATCGAGCTCGTTCCCCGAGAAGCACCAAAACCTTAAACAACTAGATTTGTCGTTCATTAAAATCCCCGCCACTTTCGCCCAGCAATGGTTCGCCACGCTACCAAATCTTCGCATTCTGAGCCTAACTTCGTGCAAGATCGCGTGCTGGTCGGACTTCCTGGCCGCGTTGGAGTCATTGGAGCTGCTGGAGATGCTATCGCTGGATGTGACTAAAGCCGGTGAAACCGGCCTCAGTCCCAGCCCCAACAAGCCCCTCACACGTTTGAGGTACCTCAAACTTTCAATGTTCAACGAAATTTCCGACGATGCGTTCGGCGCCCTGCTGGCGGTGTGTTCGTCCCTCCGAGAGCTCAAGCTTGTGTGCGTCTTGCTCGGTGAGGCAGCGCTAAGTGCCATCTGCCGGAATCTGCCCCTGCTGCGAAAGCTGACCATGGTGGCGTGCGCGAAATCGAACGTCATGAAGAGCTACATCCGGCAGCATTGTCGCACGCTGGAAGAGCTGAAAGTTGAGTAG
- the LOC120416931 gene encoding uncharacterized protein LOC120416931 codes for MESVEVCECPGAKKRKLDVEPPTLPVEIWIGIFERLSAWQLLRVRLVCQRWRDIVDGSRGLVAKFTVRFVPQFIDREYQPGHLFPAAKVFMKQVKIAAVGCWWVPFGAYLTDITLDECKIMLRNLLTMLRVTPNLKYLNLYDASVECHEANPVPDFRLDKLETLCIDSVNREENLEVFRQICPNVKNLKIVTNYTSFHDQLPFLRHVVDFVGVWNTSLEQLETDGVDLMLIELTQLPQWNLKGLILQGVELENISSLINLCRLNPALEILRVESAISCGPELDEIGQLLPKLTNLMLTFKHRAEIQPTFLTPLAAGLRILKLSAEDSEFQIINFAGLECPHLQSLDLNGIHFDGHRLQTFLAGSPKLRILSLTSCNFCCWRDLFRAIGTCKRILQHLCISRVTVSQISSDHGFLDYLDEMRHLGLSGSKMSQEMVCTLLRLCPRLEVLHLQAMQLTDAEVVHVLCQKLRHLVRVKIENCAISEQAINSIRQDCVVQQKLEIIEF; via the exons ATGGAATCTGTTGAAGTCTGCGAATGCCCTGGTGCTAAGAAGCGCAAGCTGGATGTGGAACCGCCGACGCTGCCGGTGGAGATTTGGATCGGGATTTTTGAACGTTTGTCCGCCTGGCAGCTGCTGAGGGTGCGACTCGTTTGCCAACGCTGGCGGGACATCGTGGACGGCAGCCGTGGTTTGGTGGCCAAATTCACGGTCAGATTTGTACCGCAGTTCATCGATCGCGAGTACCAGCCCGGCCATCTGTTTCCTGCGGCCAAGGTGTTCATGAAACAGGTGAAAATCGCCGCCGTTGGTTGCTGGTGGGTGCCGTTTGGAGCGTACCTCACCGATATCACCCTGGATGAGTGCAAGATCATGCTCCGGAACTTGTTGACCATGCTGAGGGTTACGCCAAACTTGAAGTACCTCAATCTGTACGACGCCTCAGTTGAATGTCACGAGGCCAATCCGGTTCCGGACTTCCGGCTGGACAAACTGGAAACGCTCTGCATCGACAGCGTCAATCGAGAGGAGAATCTGGAAGTGTTCCGACAAATTTGTCCCAacgttaaaaatttgaaaatcgtcaCCAACTACACCTCGTTCCACGATCAGCTCCCTTTTCTGCGCCACGTGGTAGACTTTGTGGGCGTTTGGAACACCTCTTTGGAGCAACTCGAAACCGACGGCGTAGATCTGATGCTGATCGAGCTGACCCAGCTGCCTCAGTGGAACCTGAAGGGGCTCATCCTGCAGGGCGTTGAACTCGAAAACATCTCCTCATTGATCAACCTTTGCCGGCTGAATCCGGCTTTGGAAATCTTACGCGTGGAATCGGCAATCTCGTGTGGACCG gAACTCGACGAAATCGGCCAGCTGCTTCCAAAGCTGACCAATCTCATGCTAACTTTCAAGCACAGGGCTGAAATTCAGCCAACCTTCCTGACCCCGCTCGCTGCCGGCCTGCGCATTCTGAAACTTTCCGCTGAAGACTCGGAGTTCCAGATCATCAACTTTGCCGGGCTCGAGTGTCCGCACCTGCAATCGCTCGATCTCAACGGGATACATTTCGATGGCCATCGTCTGCAGACGTTTCTGGCCGGCTCGCCCAAGCTTCGCATCCTCTCGCTGACCAGCTGTAATTTCTGCTGCTGGAGGGACCTTTTCCGAGCGATCGGAACCTGCAAACGGATCCTGCAACACCTGTGCATCTCCAGGGTGACCGTCTCGCAAATCTCCAGCGACCACGGCTTCCTGGACTACCTGGACGAGATGCGGCACCTGGGGCTGTCCGGCAGTAAAATGTCCCAGGAAATGGTGTGCACGCTGCTGCGGCTGTGCCCACGACTCGAGGTGCTGCACCTGCAAGCCATGCAGCTAACCGACGCTGAAGTGGTGCACGTGCTGTGCCAAAAGCTGCGCCACCTGGTGCGTGTGAAAATCGAAAATTGCGCGATTTCCGAGCAGGCCATCAACTCCATTCGTCAAGATTGCGTCGTTCAGCAGAAACTTGAGATCATCGAATTTTGA
- the LOC120416918 gene encoding uncharacterized protein LOC120416918 — MESCEICGQTRSPENSPAVRCSGPCGGTVHARCATFSGGITLTTSDGLFWFCSRCRRGLRPVGNTTQQPDLPELPTEIWIEVFRNLPDGRLPKVRLVCRRWRDIVDGCPALLAKITVAFCSLTGMRKFNPNRLLPVTKASFISIKRIGNWWHSFGPGLTEIKIEHCEMERFHLIELSDLLGMLKHTPNLRRFALIGCILNGKRFGKPDFRLNKVETLILEDILDLAIYLKIFRKLFSPSPVKALKITWSESAGYTAAAESDDMVEDFQTTLEELTVNCSDSLLLQIIYLDLTELKKLTLIEEGLVDHSLLMDLFECHRSLEYVDISDIMAFNEENAPMLIKIGQLLPKLQFLSIFATHVDISFLPKTPKLQTFKLYGVERGFKLIQSSSFPEKHQNLKQLDLSFIKIPATFAQQWFTTLPNLRILSLTSCKIACWSDFLAALESLELLEMLSLDVTKAGETGPSPSPNKPLTRLRYLKYSMYNEISDDAFGALLEVCSSLRELKLVCVLLGEAALSAICRKLPQLRKLSMVTCSISDVMENYIRQYCRSLEELNLE; from the exons ATGGAATCGTGCGAAATTTGTGGCCAAACCCGCTCGCCGGAGAACAGCCCGGCCGTACGTTGCAGTGGCCCTTGCGGCGGAACCGTCCACGCGCGCTGTGCGACCTTTTCCGGCGGCATCACCCTAACCACCAGCGACGGTCTCTTCTGGTTTTGTAGCAGGTGCCGGCGCGGGCTTCGTCCCGTTGGAAACACCACCCAACAACCGGATCTGCCCGAGCTGCCAACGGAGATTTGGATCGAGGTGTTCCGGAATCTGCCGGATGGCCGACTGCCAAAGGTGCGGCTGGTTTGCCGTCGCTGGAGGGACATCGTGGATGGTTGTCCGGCGCTGCTGGCCAAAATTACGGTGGCGTTCTGTTCGCTTACTGGGATGCGGAAGTTTAACCCGAACCGTCTGCTTCCGGTGACGAAAGCTTCGTTCATTTCGATCAAACGAATCGGCAACTGGTGGCACTCGTTCGGACCAGGATTAACCGAAATCAAGATTGAGCACTGCGAAATGGAACGTTTTCATTTGATTGAACTGTCCGACCTGCTGGGCATGCTCAAACATACGCCAAACCTCCGACGATTCGCGCTGATTGGGTGCATTTTGAATGGTAAACGATTCGGCAAGCCAGATTTTCGTCTGAACAAGGTGGAAACGCTGATTCTGGAGGACATTCTTGATCTCGCGATATACTTGAAGATTTTCCGAAAGCTTTTCTCGCCAAGTCCGGTCAAGGCGCTGAAGATCACGTGGTCCGAAAGCGCCGGTTATACGGCCGCTGCGGAGTCGGACGATATGGTAGAAGATTTCCAAACCACGCTGGAGGAGCTGACGGTCAACTGTTCGGACTCACTTCTGCTTCAAATTATTTACCTTGATCTAACCGAGCTGAAAAAGCTTACGCTGATCGAAGAAGGATTGGTGGACCACAGTCTGCTGATGGATCTATTCGAATGTCATCGTTCTCTGGAATACGTCGATATTTCGGACATTATGGCATTCAACGAGGAAAATGCTCCG ATGCtcatcaaaattggtcaactgCTTCCAAAGTTGCAGTTTCTCTCGATTTTTGCAACCCACGTGGACATTTCCTTCCTTCCAAAAACCCCAAAGCTGCAGACCTTCAAACTGTACGGCGTCGAACGCGGTTTCAAATTGATCCAATCGAGCTCGTTCCCCGAGAAGCACCAAAACCTTAAACAACTAGATTTGTCGTTCATTAAAATCCCCGCCACTTTCGCCCAGCAATGGTTCACCACGCTACCAAATCTTCGCATCCTGAGCCTAACTTCGTGCAAGATCGCGTGCTGGTCGGACTTCCTGGCCGCGTTGGAGTCACTGGAGCTGCTGGAGATGCTATCGCTGGATGTGACTAAAGCCGGTGAAACCGGCCCCAGTCCCAGCCCCAACAAGCCCCTCACACGTTTGAGGTACCTCAAATATTCGATGTACAACGAAATTTCCGACGATGCGTTCGGTGCCCTGTTGGAGGTGTGTTCGTCCCTCCGAGAGCTCAAGCTTGTGTGCGTTTTGCTCGGTGAGGCAGCGCTAAGTGCCATTTGCCGGAAACTGCCCCAGCTGCGTAAGCTGAGCATGGTGACATGCTCGATTTCGGACGTTATGGAGAACTACATCCGGCAGTATTGTCGTTCGCTGGAAGAACTGAACCTTGAATAG
- the LOC120416932 gene encoding uncharacterized protein LOC120416932, translated as MRHVCRRWRELATAAAVLRAKLAVTFPRTFPVDVDCTPYPALLPVGKLTFEQVPLVGVCSWWPAFGPGLVEFRIRGCSLELPVLVGFLKHTPNVRVLELAYIKCTGEWRDTDGVDLGNLENLFLVDFAKGLSIFGNCNLKVLGFTWESVDVSTLEFVNFVGRFQDTLEELYFTASEDILVELKKLQRLKLKKLLLNSFAFENNQLIIDLCRQQPLLEWLDLTQILSFDGAEREGKELMEIGELLPRLRFFSVNITPDTYFDLSFVSKMPQLKKLEIDGISGDFPQDVVGPICPNLRTLTFSSIHFVCCSLRKILANMPNLQTLTFKHCSVDTWSDLLKALEPPKLLQNLTLWMTGATAKTYSDFNGLTNLSHLEICLCGMPPALLATLLKRCPNLRELNLPAMDYDLDDETVRVIGQELPLLNRLSVKRCRLSEAAERFIRENCGSLHVLDIAKK; from the exons ATGCGCCACGTTTGCCGCCGCTGGCGGGAACTCGCAACCGCTGCTGCCGTACTGCGCGCCAAGCTCGCGGTCACCTTTCCCCGGACGTTTCCCGTGGACGTCGATTGCACGCCCTATCCGGCCCTGCTGCCCGTCGGCAAGCTTACCTTCGAACAGGTCCCGCTGGTTGGGGTTTGCAGCTGGTGGCCGGCGTTCGGGCCGGGGCTGGTCGAGTTTCGGATCAGAGGATGTTCGCTCGAGCTGCCGGTTCTGGTCGGATTCCTGAAGCACACGCCTAATGTTAGAGTTTTGGAACTCGCCTATATTAAATGCACTGGTGAATGGCGCGACACCGATGGAGTAGATCTTGGCAATTTGGAGAATCTTTTTCTTGTCGATTTCGCGAAAGGTTTGAGCATCTTCGGAAATTGCAACTTGAAAGTTCTGGGATTCACCTGGGAGAGCGTCGATGTTTCTACGTTGGAATTTGTCAACTTTGTTGGACGTTTTCAAGATACGCTGGAGGAGCTGTACTTTACCGCTTCAGAAGATATTCTGGTCGAATTAAAGAAACTGCAACGATTGAAGTTGAAGAAATTGTTGCTAAACAGTTTTGCTTTCGAAAACAACCAGCTTATTATCGATCTCTGCAGGCAGCAACCGCTTTTGGAATGGCTCGATCTTACGCAAATCCTGTCTTTTGACGGAGCAGAGAGAGAGGGAAAG GAATTGATGGAAATCGGCGAGCTTCTTCCCAGATTAAGATTCTTCTCAGTGAACATCACACCAGACACCTATTTTGATCTATCATTTGTGTCGAAAATGCCTCAACTGAAGAAACTCGAAATAGATGGCATCAGCGGAGACTTCCCGCAGGACGTAGTCGGTCCAATCTGTCCCAATTTACGGACGCTGACGTTTTCGAGTATCCACTTTGTGTGCTGCTCCCTGCGGAAAATTCTAGCAAATATGCCCAACCTTCAAACCTTAACTTTTAAACACTGCTCGGTTGACACCTGGTCCGACCTGCTAAAGGCGCTCGAACCCCCAAAACTGCTCCAAAATTTAACCCTCTGGATGACCGGCGCGACCGCCAAAACCTACAGCGACTTCAACGGCCTGACCAACCTGAGCCATCTCGAGATATGCCTTTGCGGAATGCCACCGGCGCTGCTTGCAACACTGCTGAAGCGATGTCCTAACCTGAGGGAACTAAACCTGCCTGCCATGGACTACGATCTCGACGACGAAACGGTTCGCGTTATCGGCCAGGAGCTGCCGCTGCTGAACCGGCTGAGCGTGAAACGGTGCCGGCTCTCCGAGGCTGCCGAACGTTTCATCCGTGAAAACTGTGGCTCGCTGCACGTGTTGGATATTGCGAAGAAGTAG